From the Triticum urartu cultivar G1812 chromosome 4, Tu2.1, whole genome shotgun sequence genome, the window ggagttattacgttggattatatccaaacgtcaaaaaatttggcagatcccttcacaaagggtctatcacgtaatgtgatagataatgcatcgatggagatgggtcTGAGACCCAtcgcatgagttgtccatagtggtaacccGCTCTATGTGATCGaagatcccgtgaagtagaagtgggagacaagctgttggtcaactgggaggagagtatccctatattaCCTATCCCACTCCaagaagatgcaatactctcctgatctgcatggcaggttgatacttatcttaatgtgttccaggtggcttattcgggtaagcagagatgttgtcgtgcagaacatcttttgaggaacacacctatatgattttgactgttaacgtcgcagtctgtgagaattgggtgttctctaataaattcatgaaaaggCCCTGAAGTATGATGTATACGCTCCACCCGCAgggaagccttgcggcagcccagtatcggtcaagaatttgtgtgaaactagtctcgcagaaaacttgtagttcaaggcatagtccactattcaagttgtgatctagtgtagcataaatctctaagtggaagttcaacttcacagtctccactaagcaccggTATATAAAGAATTTTTTGGAACTAAATaatgagatgtgccaatgagactttgtgggggattgttggaattttgctagtaggcctttggcccaaagcccaactaaaattctgaaattctcttggcccattcatgcacacatgtgagtggagtgagtgagactaaagtttagtcccacccggGAAGTTGAGAAAGAGTTGCatctctttataaggtgagctcttctaccacttgtatgagcatgagaagaggagacctacacgcgcgctcctcctcctcgctcgcctcgccacgccacgcctcgtcacgacgcgccgcgggttgcaggattgagccgagccgaggacagagctatgcacgttgtctatggatcgtgacgactcaaacgtggggtttactcccacgacctacccggcccgcactatatagtcaggcagacgtctaccctagccgccgccgcttcgtatggtttctcaccaccgttccagatcattgcgccacCAAGAAAGTATTCTCCATCCCTTCTTTCGgcgtgcaccgggagaagggacagctggcctccggaaccccgcctctcgtgatcctgtacaggagaggggcgatcaggtttttggggagcgcactcgcgcgactgctggcagcgacgacttcgcgaaccacgacttcttccctgacctcggcaacctcatcctcgacgacatgggcgacaacgtcaacaccggcggtgctgctcccgctgcaccgtatgtgattctatccttcatgttcgagatcgtggtagaattcatgtttctagtatgtgccctatatgtgatctgttcatctattatgctagttcgcatgattagtttaatctctgctattgctgtcatgatctatttcctatttattcggattagatctcgtagtaatttgctcatatttccaacaaggaATGCACGCGTCTTCTGTAACACCGTGGTGCCGGTTGGGGTTCTTATTGCTAGAATCAAAGATGTTTCAAAACTTTGGTGCTTTGCAGGGGCAAGTATTTTAGTAATATAGTGCCGCGAGAGTAACATATTGTAATTCGGCCTTTGGCCAAAAAACTCGAAACCTTCTTCTTAATCAATGAAAGTGGCAAATCTTTTGCCCAGTTTCAAAAGAAAAAAGAGACTATGGCTTACCTTCTTCCGTATTCAATTTGCAGGTCATAGGCTAAAACACTCTAATAATACTAACCATATGGGCAAAAATATGGTTTTGTTGCCGGCCTGAATATCTGCAGATTCCATAGTTTATAGGTTAATCAAATTCTATTGTATACTTGAATGACCAGATGTACATTTGATGGTTGAGGAGAAAGCATGTTCATATATCAGTTTTGCTTGCACCAGATGCTACCAAGGGCATTGGTGTTAGTCTCTAAGATAACCTATCACCAAGTCAACTGTAAAACTACTCGAATGCCCACTTACATAACGGTAGAGGACACAAAAACGTAGTGTTACAGCTGACAAAACAATTTGGATACAGGCATGTACATGTACCCAAAGAAAACTGTATCAGGAGCCGGCCCCCCTCCTCCTAGTCGCCGCCATCTTGTGAGTTCAGATCTCCAGCACGATATCTGGGAGAATGGAGGTACATATTAGTTTGTAGGTCAGCTTGCAAGCATTGGCACTCTGTGAGATAAACTTACACTCTGAATCTGTTCTGATCCATTTGCTCCCATGTTCCTCACCCATCGCTTTGCCTCTCCAAGGCAAATGCGCCGTTCGGTAGCTCTTGATCGTCGCCTCTGACATCGCCCAGTTATCGCTGGGTATGTCGTCATGGGGTGATGGCCAGGGTATCTGCCATGAAGAAAACCATGCAGGGGCATATGAGTACTTAACTGCTGAGGGCTTGTTTAGAACACATGAAGTTGGCAGCAGGAAACAGTTGGAAAAACGTTGGGTAACAGCACCTGAGCGGGTGTCGGTCCAGGTGTTGTTCCCCTGAAGATTGGTTTGGGCAGGAAGTTGCTGAAGGCAGCTGACAAGAACTTCCTGAAGGACCTGTGCTTGACCATCCCTCCACAGGGGGACCTCTTGGGCGTCCGGTGACGCCTCTTGTCGTCCTCTCCCTCCGCCGCTGCTGTGGCCATGGCCTTGGCGCTCATGAGCAATGTGAGCTCCGCCTGCATCCTCTGCAGCTCGCCCCTGCGGCCATCGACTGCCCCGAACGTCCCGATCGACAGCATTGCCGGGCACCAGTCGCCGCGGAGCTCGTCATCCTGACGAAGTCCGTCCGAACCGGAAATGTCAGGTGCTGCTGCTGCAAGAGGTAGGTAGGAGGGGGAGTGTGAATTCCGGTGGAAGAACTGTCAAATTACGCCCTGAAAATTCTCACACTGCAGAGATATTCAGTGTGCCACTTACGTCGACTCCAGCCTGCGCCGAACCCTGATTTCCTGTTGTTGCAATGGGACCCGTGAAGCCCGGCGTCCACCCAGCTATGATCCTGCGGCGGCAAAAACAAGAAGAATTAGCTCCTTCATCATATGCCATTCATTGGCAGTGAAGAGAATGCCTGCGTGGTGCGTGCTTACCCTCATGAGGTGCTTGTGCTCTCTTGCAGTAAGAAGTTCAGGAATTCTATGGAGGAGTGGGCACGGTAGCCAGCTGATGGATGGCACGAGTGCATATATAGGAGCACCGGGTTTAGAAGACCAATGCGCTCACTGTAGACGATAGAATTTAGTAGTGACAGCTTACGTCTCCCCCATGATCGGCGGTATGGTCAAATTTTTGAATCCTCGTTGTGCGTATCGACGCCACTAATTCGGCATGGCAGGGAGGCCTTGTTAATCGCCAATCTTGTACGTGGTCATACTCATTTCTTTACAGATGGAGTAGGTAAGAGAGATACTACGCGGAGAAACGCATGGCCACTGCTATGTCCAGCGAGCGGGTCTGGGCTAGTTTTCAGGTTCCTGCCTCGAACCATTCCCGTCAACAATGAGAAAATCCATGAGATCCAAAAGTAGAGGGCGAGGGTGCACCGAGAGCCGAGAAAGGATGTAGATCGCGTCCAATCCGATTCTGTCCTCAAGAAACATAGCCGCAGCTTGGTCCTTGGTGTACTACTTTGAGTTGCCTTAGGTACTTGAGTCCTCGTTGTGCTTATCCATGCCACTACTTTTTTTCTTGAATAGGCAAAGCTTGCATATCATTGCATTGATAACAAGAGTAGAATGAGTACAGAGAGGGATACAACACATGACACGAACGCACGCAGGTATGAACATGATGTCCCGAGCAGAGAGACAATAGGTGCTTGGCCCGAATAAAGGAAAGATCACAACTAAACCTACCAAGCCCGAACAAAGAGCGACAATACCGAACCAGCAAGAATTTCAACATCGCCTAAGCCATAACCCGGGGACACCATGAGCGAGCAAGATAGCGCCTTCAAGAAGGAAGTCGTCGCCGAGACATCGTCGCCATCAGATCCGGAAGAACCagacctagggtttcccccgagCTCGAAGAGGGGCACAACTAAGGACCTTGACAGCGCCTCCAAGAAGGGAACGACATCCGCAGACGCCGCCGCTGCTAGCACCGGCAAGCCGAGCAAGGATTTCTCCCAGGCCTCAAACTAAGCAAACCCATAGCCGTCGTATCTGGAGTTGGGGATGAGGAAGCCGACGCTGGTCGGAGCCACCATATTGGAAGGGGACTGGTGGGGTTGCACCTGCCGTCAGAGAGTGGCACCGCCTTCGGACACATACGATCGCTTGTTCTTAGAGCATGCCACTACTTGACCAATGCGATCGCTTGTTAGAGTATGGTTAATAGTTTGGCCAACACATGCGATCATATCAGTATGCCAAATCATTAATACATGGCTCACATCTTTCTCTCATAAAGATTGTTGGGGCTTGTACTACAGCCGGCTTTAAGCTTGTAACCCGCATctcttctctcttctcttctTAGCTATACACAAATCTGATGTGAAATCTCTTACACTGGCCTATCTACGTCATTCTATTGTACTTTCTTTTAGAGCAAGTATAATAAGGTGATATAAGAGGGCTATAAGGATTTAGATATCGAGAAATCTATCCACCAGTCGACTGGTGGTTTGCAACAGGCGCGTACGAAGCGATAGCCGTTCGATCCGCATCCAACGCCCCGCGTCGTCCCTGTTGTGCGCAGCGCGCGTGGCGCTAGCCGTTACGCCTGTGCTCAGTCGATGACAGGTGGGCCCGTCCAAAACCGCCTGTCTCGCCTAATGCGCACGATCCCCACtcgccccctctccctcctcgccTGCATCTATTTCTTCCTCCTCTGCTGTTGCGGTTTCCATTCCAGTCCCctctcgctccccctccccctcgTCCGCGCCGGTTCCTGGTGGTGGCGCGTTCCGGTTCGCGGCGGACGGCGTCTGAATCTGCGGTGAGGAACGCATTCCCCACCTCTGTTTCCTTCCTGTTTTGCTGATTTAGGGTGCATGGAGCCTTCGAATCCGGTGGTTTGTTGTTCCCATTAGGTTAGATTAAGGCCGGCTTCTAGTTTCTGAGTCGGCGTTGAGCAGCACATCCCCCCTCCCCCCACCCACACACCCGCCCTGCTCTGTATTTCCTGTTGCTCCGCCTTCATGCTTCGCCGTTGATTTTTGGTGCTCGGATCCTTCGATTCTGGCCGTTGTTGTTGCTATTAGGTTAGATTAGGTCGCCTTCTATTTCCAGTTCAATATGGCTCGGACATCTCGTTTAATTTGTGGTAAGCGTGGGTGTGGATAGGTGTTAGTGGTGGCAAGCGTGGTCGGTTCTAATAAGGATTTTGGTCTGGTGTTAGTGTTGTGGATGTGGATGTTTAGGACATCCAATAGTGTTTGGTGTTTATGGATTTCAAGTTGTGCATCAGTGGCTGAGTATTTGAAAAGTAACCCTAAGTTTTTTCACATAATGTTGTTTTATGTTGGTTTTTGTTTGACGCGGTGTGTCTATTGATTAGGCTTTGTGGTGCTCCAATTAGCATGTTTACAATGCTTGATTTTCTTGTGATGTCTTGTTATGTTTAAATATCATGATGTTTATATTGAACTTGTCAATGACATTTGCACTTAAATTACCAGATGCTGAATCACTGCTATTTATCGGTGGTGTCTTGTTGTTGTTAAATTATCATGATGATTTTATTACACTTACCACTGTCATGTTACTGTAGTTATCAGTAGTTTACAATGCTTGATTTTCTTGTGATCTCTTGTTATGTTCAAATATCATTATGTTTATATTGAACTTGCCAATGACATTGCACTCAAATTACCAGATGCTGAAACACTACTATTTATCGGTGGTGTCTTTGTTATGGTTAAATTATCATGATGATTGTATTACACTTACCACTGTCATGTTACTGTAGTTACCAGTAGTTTTCTAGTCTAACTACATGCAGCACAATGCTCATTTCTCATTCATTTGTCTGGTTGTTTTATTAATGAACATGTGTGAATGCTATTTTTTATCAGTGGTAATTTGGTTGTAACTTGCCAATTGCATTGTGCCTCAATTATCAGTCACACACGCTTTTGTATACCCGTGTCATCTGTTTTAATTTTTTTAGCAGGTGTGATGAATCAATTGcagtttgcttgttttcttttATCAGCTGTATTATTGCTTTGTCAAACACCAGTTTTATAAATGTTGCAGTTAAATGTGTTATCAGTGCTTCAAAGTCATCTAATGGTTTCATTCGCTTTCTCTTTTTTCCCTATGTGTCAGGGAGACAATGCCGAGGAAGCGCAAAGGAGATGGTGATGGAATCGATGAGGTTCCTTCGGAAAAGGCGAAGCACCCTCCTCCGCGGAACAGAGTCTCACCCAGTTTGCTTCTTCTAGCATGCAAGGACATGAATGATGACAGGAAGGCTGCCATTGATGATATGGATTTAACTAGCCTTCGGAATATCCAGTGTGACCATCTATTCAACAATCTCAGTGTGTGGCTTGCTGATCTCTACGAATCCAATTCGCGTGAGGTGGTCGTACCAGGCCGAGGCAGGCTTCCGGTCAATGAGGAATATGTGCATCGTGTTATGGGCGTGCCGCGTGGAGGGAAGGATGTCCCTTACAACCTCCCTACTGAAGCTGATATTGAGTTAGGGCTTGAGTTGTTTGGCGAGCTTGGATATGCCCCTAAAATGACTGATCTCGTTGATCTCATAAAGGGTTCCGAAAATTCTGATGATACTTTCAAGCGTATGTGGCTTCTGCTTGCGGGGAATACAGTCATTGCCCCTACCACCTCCAACAAAATTAGCCCCCGATGGTATGTTGTGCTGGTAAGTTTTTTTGTTATCATGTCATTTTCTTTCTTGTGTGCCTGATAACTTTACTATATGTCAGTGTGGTAACTTTCATATTTTTTTGTGGTGCATTCGGTGAACTttagtttctttttgttttttAACTTGCAGTGGGACATCGATGGTATTAAAAACCTCAATTGGTCCAAATTTATTGCTGATGAACTACACAAGGCGCTGCTGAAACGCAAGCCTACCAGGGATTGCCTTCTCTTCTACAATGTAAGTGATGATGCTTTCCTCTTACCTTCTCTTTTGTCATTTGTCATTTCTTTGTCATATTGTGTCTGATTTTTGTTTGTTTTTACCATGACGCTTGTATTTTTCTTGTCAGCTACTGTACATTCATGCGATTGATCTTTCTGGACTTGGCATCGTATTGCCTGATGGTCCTTTTCCCATCAATGTCTGGACAGAGAAGCTGATAACTCTTATCCTCAACAAGGATGCTCAGGCTGACAAAGTTTCTTTCGGGAAACTACCGGTAATCTATATCTATGTTTTTCAGTTCACACACTGCTTTGCAACTGCATTTTCTTTTCATTGTTTTTTGTTGTTACTTATCTGACATGTCGCTACATTTTTTCCAGTTGAAGCCTGAGTTTGGCATGAATTTCTGTCTATTTGGTGGTCTGGAAGGTCTTGACAAGTTTATGCGTGTTCATACTGCCCCAAGCTGCAGTCAGGAGGTGAGCATGTAACCTAGTTTCTTGATTTTTTTCTGCTGTTTTATGTTGTTTCATTGGCTGATAACTTATTTGTTGCACTAAATGTGGTGACCCTCTTTTGATGCCAACTTGACACTCTTTACTAATTTATTTGTTTCCAATGTGTCATATCCTCTATAAAGGATAATAATTATGATGCAACCATGTGATAATTCTTAGTGTAATGCCTTGATAACTTTGTTGCATTCCTGTGATAACTTGATATCATGATAACTTTGGTTGCATTTCTTGttatgtgtaacaccccggatgtgatttacgtgtaacaccccggatgtgatttacccaatatgtactccaactcttgccatttccggccttaagttattttattttctcgggtttgggtctttgcctccgtgtgttggtatcgttatcatgcatctcatatcatgtcatcatgtgcattgcttttgcatacgtgtccatctcatgcattcgaacattttccccgttgtccgttttgcatttcggcgctccgttctcctccggtggtcatttctacctttctttcgtgtgtggggactaaacatttctggattggactgagacttgccaagcggccttggtttactatcggtagaccgcctgtcaagtttcgtaccatttggacttcgtttgatactccaacggttaaccgagggaccgaaaaggcctcgtgtgtgttgcagcccaacacccctccaatttggcccaaaacccaccaaaaccctctccatcatctagagcgttcgatcacgatcgcgtggccgaaaaccgcacctttggactctcctagctccttctacctctatatatagacccTCTCCGAAATCCAGACCTccttctcccccgaaaccctaaaaaacacctctctgcgcgccggacacatccacccgatccgccgccgccaatCCCGCGCTGCCACGTGGCCCGAGCCCCACTTCGCCGTACCGCTCCCACCGCCGGCCCGGGGAGGGCCCCCGGGGCCCatctcctcccgccgccgcccgggttCCTCTTCCCCGAGGCCGGCCACGCCGCCCTCCGCCGTCGCCCGACGTGCCTCCACGCCGGAGTTCCGCCCCGCCGGAGACCTCAAGTCCGGCGAGCGCGCCCCGgtccgccccgcgccgcctcgtcgccggtggccgccgccccgccggcgccgccctccgccgccgcctcgccgtccaTCCTCCCGGCCGGCAAGTTCCCCTGACGACTCCGGCCATCTCCGGTGACCTACTGCTACAGTACTCCGGCGGCCTCGAATTCCGTGCGATCTGGATCTCAGATCTAAAACTAccctcggttgacttttgcctcaAACCCTAgatcatattgccatgttcatcgcatcgtaactttgcatcagtagctccgttttgggcatatagcatatcaaaatgttcgtctcagatagcacatcatttcatctcactgcatcattttcatttgatttcatcttgatgcctgaaatgctgttagaagaatgctatttgggataattgtcagatctgctgctcaaattagatatttgtcatttttgccatgattattgtgtgcatgatatgcctctgagctcttcatgagttttgttatatgtttttccatctatccagaggtgcaacccatgtatttttgtgatgtgtgtggtgactagcacaagcttgcaaagtggagcattcgttaatgctgatttcagagacttagcatttccactaagtccttggactgtttatctcattatgccatatgttcatgttgtttcctagtgatccgtgcctcttttgaggatgatcagtaatgatgttttgttaatcttgtagtgatctatccatccatgtatttgtttgcaattatggagcaccctagcttgattcaatcgagcactacttttgctatttcgtgaatctgggccgattgtctacttgttagcgattttgccgaggatgttgtagttgatccgtgcatgctatgttattgttcttgccatgtatagcttgaattttgtTTATTCTTGATGggagtatgcttagtttgtcatgacatgctctttagtgagtgcatcgagctcgtaaacatgcctacttgatatttgtttccgcatgctccagttttcactaagtctgtgatctgattatgtttttgccatgttcacatgcttgcaaatgtattttttgatcccttttggctcaaggtcactaagggactttttttaagctctttgagtagctccatgccatgctttactttgccatgttcaggtcctgtagcatattgttttcatgctccaaagagtgctacctgatctgaaattccagacaagtgttactttcactaagtctgagatctgtttgccaaatgcatttttgccatgcttgtttgaacctgttaatggatgaattggtcgtagctcagtgttagtcttttgttaagcatcatgaatggatcccttccatgtatttttttgtcatgtttgggtgctgtagcatgttcatcttgttgcattaagatggctacttgctgtaaatcgcagaacgtgatcatatttgaattgcttgccatttccaaaccgtaactccgattccggcattctttatatcgttttcaagcgatttcatctcatctttccagtggcacacttggatttccaagttgaggccaggttcattcattccttgtcaaatcttgcatatgcatcacatattgcatcccgcatagcataccatctttgcatcatattgtttgagccttgcacgtggttgattgtgtccttgttgcttgtttgtcttgtttgggtagagccgggagacgagttcgctaacaaggagcccgttgagtttgctttcgaggatccagtcaactctgacaactttgcaggcaagatgatcatacgacaactttgcaggcaagatgatcataccctcgaaatcactactatctttgctatgctagatgctcgctcttttgctatgcctatgctaagatgcctaccacttgcttatcatgcctcccaagttgccatgtcaaacctctaacccaccatgtcctagcaaaccgttgattggctatgttaccgctttgctcagcccctcttttagcgttgctagttgcaggtgaagattggagaccgtcccttgttggaacattatttacttgttgggataccattatattgccatgttatcttaatgcatctatatacttggtaaagggtggaaggatcggcctatcgcctagtgttttgttccactcttgccaccctagtttccgtcatatcggtgttatgttcccggattttgcgttccttacgcggttgggttataatgggaaccccttgatagttcgccttgattaaagcttttccagcaatgcccaaccttggttttaccatttgccacctagccttttttcccttgggtttccggagcccgagggtcatcttatttagaccccccccccccgggccagtgctcctctgagtgttggtccgaccgagtagactgcggggccacctcggggtaacttgagggttggttttactcgtaggatgtctcatctgagtgtgccctgagaacgagatatgtgcagctcctatcgggatttgtcggcacattcgggcggtgttgctggatttgttttaacttgtcgaagtgttttgaagaaccgggataccgagcctgatcagaacatctcgggaggaggtctattccttcgttgaccatgagagcttgtcatgggctaagttaggactcccctgcagggatttgaacttttgaaagccgtgcccgcggttatgggcagatggaatttgttaatgtccggttgtagataacttgaaccttaacttaattaaaatgaatcaaatgtgtgagttaccgtgatggtctcttctcggcggagtccgggaagtgaacacagtgttggagtaatgcttgctgCAGGATGCCCTTGAGTTGTttgttcgcgctttgcctcctcttctcgctctcttttgcgaacaggatagccaccatatatgctagtcgcttgctgcagctccattatattccttgccttacctattaagcttaaatagtcttgatcgcgagggtgcgagattgctgagtccttgtggctcacagattacttccaaaccagatgcagggcctgatgattccgttccagatgacgcgcttgagctcaagtgggagttcgacgaggactcacgccgatactacgtgcctttccctgatgatcagtagtggtgcccagttggggtgatcgggacc encodes:
- the LOC125554228 gene encoding uncharacterized protein LOC125554228; its protein translation is MRDHSWVDAGLHGSHCNNRKSGFGAGWSRPAAPDISGSDGLRQDDELRGDWCPAMLSIGTFGAVDGRRGELQRMQAELTLLMSAKAMATAAAEGEDDKRRHRTPKRSPCGGMVKHRSFRKFLSAAFSNFLPKPIFRGTTPGPTPAQIPWPSPHDDIPSDNWAMSEATIKSYRTAHLPWRGKAMGEEHGSKWIRTDSEYIVLEI